In Sphingomonas sp. LR60, the following are encoded in one genomic region:
- a CDS encoding AcvB/VirJ family lysyl-phosphatidylglycerol hydrolase — protein MNAKSFWRGVRVAAVSSAFVCALVAAGGYFDRDPYHLYPAQKPARPIAVVNISGDMGLRFLLGASTSRGLTEHRVTVLGVSSPVVFRFRRTRAEVDAFVADAVRTALARTGQQRVVVMGQSYGADIVQTGLAHLPADLRPRVAGIVLILPGETVFYRADPTGWVYRGTPDSIGVDTGNTLTWAPLTCIYGQEEDDSLCPKLRVPGAKIIAMPGGHNLHHDSAGLLAHVLGAVARATSSASPPSGAAPPPAGSPPSPRR, from the coding sequence ATGAACGCCAAATCCTTCTGGCGCGGGGTGCGCGTCGCTGCGGTCAGCTCCGCCTTCGTCTGCGCTCTGGTGGCGGCGGGCGGCTATTTCGATCGCGACCCTTATCATCTCTATCCGGCACAGAAACCGGCGCGTCCGATCGCGGTCGTCAACATTTCCGGTGACATGGGGCTGCGTTTCCTGCTCGGCGCGTCGACCTCGCGCGGGCTGACCGAGCATCGTGTGACGGTGCTCGGGGTCTCGTCGCCGGTCGTGTTCCGCTTCCGCCGCACCCGCGCGGAGGTCGACGCCTTCGTCGCCGATGCGGTGCGGACCGCGCTGGCGCGCACCGGGCAGCAGCGCGTGGTCGTGATGGGGCAATCCTATGGCGCGGACATCGTCCAGACCGGGCTGGCGCATCTGCCCGCCGACCTGCGGCCACGGGTCGCGGGGATCGTGCTGATCCTGCCGGGCGAGACGGTGTTCTACCGCGCCGATCCCACCGGCTGGGTCTATCGCGGCACGCCGGACAGTATCGGCGTCGACACCGGCAACACGCTGACCTGGGCGCCGCTGACGTGCATCTATGGCCAGGAGGAGGACGACAGCCTCTGCCCGAAGCTCCGCGTGCCGGGCGCGAAGATCATCGCGATGCCGGGCGGGCACAATCTGCACCACGACAGCGCCGGGCTGCTGGCGCATGTGCTCGGCGCGGTGGCGCGCGCTACGTCCTCGGCCAGCCCGCCGTCTGGCGCAGCGCCTCCCCCAGCAGGATCGCCCCCGTCACCGCGACGTTGA
- a CDS encoding tRNA (cytidine(34)-2'-O)-methyltransferase, with the protein MRIALFQPDIAGNVGTLLRLGACLGVAVDLIEPMGFPWSGRALARAGMDYAGMVEVRRHADWQAFLVTSRGRIVLATTAGAVPLPHATFEPDDILLLGSESAGVPPPVHDRADLRVRVPMRAGLRSLNVAVTGAILLGEALRQTAGWPRT; encoded by the coding sequence ATGCGGATCGCGCTCTTCCAGCCAGACATTGCCGGCAACGTGGGCACCCTGTTGCGGCTCGGCGCCTGCCTGGGTGTCGCGGTCGACCTGATCGAGCCGATGGGTTTTCCGTGGAGCGGCCGGGCCTTGGCACGCGCCGGCATGGACTATGCCGGCATGGTAGAGGTCCGTCGCCACGCCGATTGGCAGGCGTTCCTCGTCACCAGCCGCGGGCGAATCGTGCTGGCGACCACCGCCGGCGCGGTGCCGCTGCCCCACGCGACGTTCGAGCCGGATGACATATTGTTGCTAGGCAGCGAGAGCGCCGGTGTTCCCCCGCCGGTCCATGATCGGGCCGACCTGCGCGTCCGCGTGCCGATGCGTGCCGGGTTGCGCTCGCTCAACGTCGCGGTGACGGGGGCGATCCTGCTGGGGGAGGCGCTGCGCCAGACGGCGGGCTGGCCGAGGACGTAG
- the petA gene encoding ubiquinol-cytochrome c reductase iron-sulfur subunit has product MAVQEIPLGEDPAPYHEGTHDPRRRDFINIAAVSFAGVGAVAIVLPLINQMNPSADVLAQSTTEIDISKIAPGQAIKASFRKQPLFVRNLTPKEVGEADAVDVASLRDPQTLEERTKAGKKNWLITLGVCTHLGCVPLGAGEGENKGPFGGYFCPCHGSAYDTAGRIRQGPAPKNLHVPDYTFNSDTVVTVG; this is encoded by the coding sequence ATGGCAGTGCAGGAAATCCCCCTCGGCGAAGATCCCGCGCCCTATCATGAAGGGACGCACGATCCGCGCCGTCGCGATTTCATCAACATCGCCGCGGTGTCATTCGCGGGTGTCGGTGCGGTTGCGATCGTCCTGCCGCTGATCAACCAGATGAACCCGTCGGCCGACGTGCTGGCGCAATCGACCACCGAGATCGACATCTCGAAGATCGCGCCGGGTCAGGCGATCAAGGCCAGTTTCCGCAAGCAACCGTTGTTCGTCCGCAACCTGACGCCGAAGGAAGTCGGCGAGGCCGATGCGGTCGACGTCGCCTCGCTTCGCGATCCGCAGACGCTGGAAGAGCGGACCAAGGCCGGAAAGAAGAACTGGCTGATCACGCTGGGCGTCTGCACGCACCTGGGCTGCGTGCCGCTGGGCGCCGGCGAGGGCGAGAACAAGGGGCCGTTCGGCGGCTATTTCTGTCCGTGCCACGGCTCGGCCTATGACACCGCCGGGCGCATCCGGCAGGGACCGGCGCCGAAGAACCTGCACGTGCCCGATTATACGTTCAATTCCGACACCGTCGTCACGGTCGGCTGA
- a CDS encoding cytochrome b, translated as MSFPWAKHYEPKAPLMRWMDEKLPLPRLVYNAIGAGYPVPRNLNYFWNFGVLAGAALVLQIVTGVVLAMHYAANGGVAFGSVESIMRDVNAGWFLRYAHANGASMFLAVVYIHIGRGLYYGSYKAPREMVWLLGVVIFLLMMATAFMGYVLPWGQMSFWGAQVITGFFSAIPLVGETIRVWLLGGFAPDNAALNRFFSLHYLLPFVIAGVIILHIWALHIPGSNNPTGVDVKGEQDTVPFHPYYTAKDGVGVGVFFLIFALFVFFSPNLLGHPDNYIEANPLSTPAHIVPEWYFLPFYAILKSFTADFILPAKLWGVLAMFGSILLLFFLPWLDASPVRSANYRPTYRWFLLVLLLDVLVLGYVGGAEASARNVMMGQIAAGYYFAHFLIILPLVSAAERPRPLPNSITEAVLAKHGGTSPAQTAMAS; from the coding sequence ATGAGCTTTCCCTGGGCCAAGCATTACGAGCCGAAGGCGCCGCTGATGCGCTGGATGGACGAGAAGCTGCCGCTGCCGCGCCTCGTCTACAACGCAATCGGCGCCGGCTATCCGGTGCCGCGCAACCTCAACTATTTCTGGAACTTCGGCGTGCTCGCGGGCGCGGCGCTGGTGCTGCAGATCGTCACCGGTGTCGTGCTTGCGATGCATTATGCCGCCAATGGCGGTGTCGCGTTCGGCTCGGTCGAAAGCATCATGCGCGACGTCAACGCGGGCTGGTTCCTGCGCTATGCGCACGCCAATGGCGCGTCGATGTTCCTCGCAGTTGTCTACATCCACATCGGCCGCGGGCTTTACTACGGATCGTACAAGGCGCCGCGCGAGATGGTGTGGCTGCTGGGCGTCGTGATCTTCCTGCTGATGATGGCGACCGCGTTCATGGGCTATGTGCTTCCCTGGGGGCAGATGAGCTTCTGGGGCGCGCAGGTCATCACCGGCTTCTTCTCGGCGATCCCGCTGGTCGGCGAGACGATCCGCGTGTGGCTGCTCGGCGGGTTCGCGCCCGACAATGCCGCGCTCAACCGGTTCTTCTCGCTCCACTATCTGCTGCCGTTCGTGATCGCGGGGGTCATCATCCTCCACATCTGGGCGCTGCATATCCCGGGGTCGAACAACCCGACCGGCGTCGACGTGAAGGGCGAGCAGGACACGGTGCCGTTCCATCCTTATTACACCGCGAAGGACGGCGTCGGCGTCGGCGTGTTCTTCCTGATCTTCGCGCTGTTCGTGTTCTTCTCGCCGAACCTGCTGGGTCACCCGGACAATTACATCGAGGCGAACCCGCTCTCGACCCCGGCGCACATCGTTCCCGAATGGTACTTCTTGCCGTTCTACGCGATCCTGAAGAGCTTCACCGCGGACTTCATCCTGCCGGCGAAGCTGTGGGGCGTGCTGGCGATGTTCGGCTCGATCCTGCTGCTGTTCTTCCTGCCATGGCTGGATGCCTCGCCGGTGCGCTCGGCCAATTACCGGCCGACTTACCGTTGGTTCCTGCTCGTGCTGCTGCTCGACGTGCTCGTGCTCGGCTATGTCGGCGGGGCGGAGGCGAGCGCGCGCAACGTGATGATGGGTCAGATCGCGGCGGGTTATTACTTCGCGCACTTCCTGATCATCCTGCCTTTGGTGTCGGCGGCCGAGCGTCCGCGCCCGTTGCCGAACTCGATCACCGAGGCGGTGCTGGCGAAGCACGGCGGCACCAGCCCCGCGCAAACCGCGATGGCGAGCTGA
- a CDS encoding cytochrome c1 produces the protein MVRLISLLVGAGFVFVLALALFFTAKDAIQNPAPHTAEHAFHEHPENIHLSSAGLLGKFDRAQVQRGFQVYKEVCAACHSLKYVAFRDLQKIGYSEAEVKAIATQWVIEQPSVNPETGEAATRKNMPSDHFPSPFANEVAARAANNNALPPDLSLMTKAREDGSNYVHALLTGYRDQPAELLREFPDAKTPEGLHYNPYFANLNIAMPPPITSDGQVTYSDGTKATKDQMARDVAAFLTWTAEPNLEARHAAGVAVVIFLLIFVYLTWGAYQNVWRNVKH, from the coding sequence ATGGTTCGTCTCATTTCACTGCTGGTCGGTGCGGGGTTCGTCTTCGTGCTCGCGCTGGCGCTGTTCTTCACCGCGAAGGACGCGATCCAGAACCCGGCACCGCACACCGCGGAACATGCGTTCCACGAGCATCCCGAGAACATTCATCTGTCCTCGGCCGGGTTGCTGGGCAAGTTCGACCGGGCGCAGGTCCAGCGCGGCTTCCAGGTCTACAAGGAGGTCTGCGCGGCCTGCCACTCGCTGAAGTATGTCGCCTTCCGCGATCTGCAGAAGATCGGCTATTCGGAGGCCGAGGTGAAGGCGATCGCCACCCAGTGGGTGATCGAGCAGCCGTCGGTGAACCCGGAAACCGGCGAGGCGGCGACGCGCAAGAACATGCCGTCGGACCACTTCCCGTCGCCGTTCGCGAACGAGGTCGCGGCGCGTGCGGCGAACAACAATGCGCTGCCGCCGGATCTGTCGCTGATGACCAAGGCGCGCGAGGATGGATCGAACTACGTCCATGCGCTGCTGACCGGCTATCGCGACCAGCCCGCCGAGCTGCTGCGTGAGTTCCCCGACGCCAAGACGCCGGAGGGGCTGCACTACAACCCGTATTTCGCGAACCTCAACATCGCCATGCCGCCTCCGATCACCTCGGACGGTCAGGTGACCTATTCGGACGGGACCAAAGCGACCAAGGACCAGATGGCGCGCGATGTCGCGGCATTCCTGACCTGGACCGCCGAGCCCAATCTCGAGGCGCGCCATGCCGCGGGTGTCGCGGTCGTGATATTCCTGTTGATCTTCGTCTATCTGACGTGGGGCGCCTATCAGAACGTGTGGCGCAACGTGAAGCATTGA
- a CDS encoding adenine phosphoribosyltransferase, which translates to MNDDLKALIRTIPDFPKPGIQFRDITTLLLSPHGLATCVERMVAAVDGPVDLVAGVEARGFLFAAALAIPLQAGVLLIRKDGKLPGATIAEDYALEYGTDRIAIHADACAPGARVLLVDDLIATGGTARAAVRLLRKAGASVTQAQFVVDLPDLGGAALLQADGVALSALVAFPGH; encoded by the coding sequence ATGAACGACGACCTGAAGGCGCTGATCCGCACCATCCCCGACTTCCCCAAGCCGGGCATCCAGTTCCGCGACATCACCACGCTGTTGCTGTCGCCCCACGGACTGGCGACCTGCGTCGAGCGGATGGTGGCGGCGGTCGACGGCCCGGTGGACCTCGTCGCCGGGGTCGAGGCGCGCGGCTTCCTCTTCGCGGCGGCGCTGGCGATCCCGTTGCAGGCCGGCGTCCTGCTGATCCGCAAGGACGGCAAGCTGCCCGGCGCGACGATCGCCGAGGATTATGCGCTGGAATATGGCACCGACCGGATCGCGATCCATGCCGACGCCTGCGCGCCGGGCGCGCGGGTCCTGCTCGTCGACGATTTGATCGCGACCGGCGGGACGGCGCGCGCCGCGGTACGGCTGTTGCGCAAGGCCGGCGCCTCGGTGACGCAGGCGCAATTCGTGGTCGACCTGCCCGATCTTGGCGGAGCGGCGCTTCTCCAGGCGGATGGTGTCGCCTTATCGGCGCTGGTGGCGTTCCCCGGCCACTGA
- a CDS encoding peptidase: MFAPRVLLIGLLGGLSLSTAACTDGYGYSGVGLGTGYYDDAYYAGGYGNGYYGWYDNYYYPGTGGYVYDRYRRAYPWNERQQRYWGQRRSGYGDRDVRANWRDFGRDVRRERRDYRGDVRADRQAYRDGRITRDQFRQERRAARQEYRNDVRGDYRDLRRQNRAEGYRTPRPNGAFRPRDRR, from the coding sequence ATGTTTGCGCCCCGTGTGCTGCTGATCGGATTGCTGGGCGGCCTGTCGCTGTCGACCGCCGCCTGCACCGATGGTTACGGTTATTCCGGTGTCGGGCTTGGGACCGGCTATTACGATGACGCGTATTACGCCGGTGGTTACGGCAACGGCTATTACGGCTGGTACGACAATTATTATTATCCCGGCACCGGTGGCTACGTCTACGATCGCTATCGGCGCGCCTACCCGTGGAACGAGCGCCAGCAACGTTACTGGGGCCAGCGCCGCTCTGGCTATGGCGATCGCGACGTCCGTGCCAACTGGCGGGACTTCGGCCGCGACGTCCGTCGCGAACGTCGCGATTATCGTGGCGACGTCCGTGCCGACCGGCAGGCCTATCGTGATGGCCGCATCACCCGCGACCAGTTCCGGCAGGAACGCCGCGCCGCGCGGCAGGAGTATCGCAACGATGTTCGTGGCGATTACCGGGACCTGCGGCGTCAAAACCGTGCCGAAGGCTATCGCACGCCGCGTCCGAACGGCGCCTTTCGCCCGCGCGATCGTCGCTGA
- a CDS encoding segregation and condensation protein A, which produces MTDAAPEQLTLDLDGFEGPLDLLLSLARAQKVDLRDISILQLVEQYLGYVERARVLQLELAADYLVMAAWLAYLKSTLLLPSDPEAEPDVEELALRLQLRLERLDAMRDAGARLMARNRLDRDVFRRGAPEGLHVVRKAFWSVEYYDLLASYGRVKARTRPALHVVRDREVVTLEAALARLAGLLGTAINWCEIERFMPEPSNTRMRRSALASSFLAALELARQGRAELRQEAPFAPLYLRRPAS; this is translated from the coding sequence ATGACCGACGCCGCCCCCGAGCAATTGACGCTCGATCTCGACGGCTTCGAGGGGCCACTCGACCTGCTGCTCTCGCTCGCGCGCGCGCAGAAGGTCGACCTGCGGGACATTTCGATCCTGCAACTGGTCGAGCAATATCTCGGCTATGTCGAGCGGGCGCGGGTGCTCCAACTCGAACTCGCTGCCGATTACCTCGTCATGGCGGCGTGGCTGGCGTATCTCAAATCGACATTGCTCTTGCCGAGCGATCCAGAGGCCGAGCCCGATGTCGAGGAACTCGCGTTGCGGCTGCAATTGCGGCTCGAGCGGCTCGATGCCATGCGCGATGCCGGCGCGCGCTTGATGGCGCGCAACCGCCTCGATCGCGACGTCTTCCGGCGCGGGGCGCCCGAGGGGCTGCACGTCGTCCGCAAAGCCTTTTGGTCGGTTGAATATTACGACCTGCTGGCGTCGTACGGGAGGGTCAAGGCGCGAACACGCCCGGCGTTGCATGTCGTTCGCGACCGCGAGGTGGTGACGCTGGAGGCGGCGCTGGCGCGGCTGGCCGGGCTGCTCGGCACGGCGATCAACTGGTGTGAGATCGAGCGCTTCATGCCCGAACCGAGCAATACGCGGATGCGCCGCTCGGCTCTGGCATCGAGTTTCCTTGCCGCGCTGGAACTCGCACGGCAGGGAAGGGCGGAACTTCGTCAGGAAGCACCCTTTGCTCCGTTGTATCTGCGGCGTCCGGCCTCGTGA
- the scpB gene encoding SMC-Scp complex subunit ScpB, producing the protein MSDAYDRAVEAVLFAATEPLTRDAIRAHAGDGDVAGALDRLTVRYRGRGFELVERGGRWHFQTAADLAHLLRRGRDEIRRLSRAGIETLAIIAYHEPVTRAEIEAIRGVQTARGTLDVLMEAGWIRPAGRREVPGRPLMFVTTPDFLSHFGLKSRRDLPGVDDLRAAGLLDPVDLAFDQLAVENAAEED; encoded by the coding sequence GTGAGTGACGCCTATGACCGCGCCGTCGAGGCGGTGTTGTTCGCCGCGACCGAACCGCTCACCCGCGATGCGATCCGGGCACATGCCGGCGATGGCGACGTTGCCGGCGCGCTCGACCGGTTGACGGTGCGATACCGCGGGCGTGGGTTCGAACTGGTCGAGCGTGGCGGGCGCTGGCATTTCCAGACTGCCGCCGATCTGGCGCACCTGCTGCGCCGCGGCCGCGACGAGATCCGGCGACTCAGCCGTGCGGGGATCGAGACACTGGCGATCATCGCTTATCACGAGCCCGTCACGCGCGCCGAGATCGAGGCGATCCGCGGTGTGCAGACCGCTCGCGGGACGCTCGACGTGCTCATGGAGGCGGGCTGGATCCGACCAGCCGGACGACGCGAAGTACCGGGCCGACCGCTGATGTTTGTGACGACCCCCGACTTCCTGTCACATTTCGGGCTCAAGAGCCGACGCGACCTTCCCGGCGTCGACGATCTGCGCGCTGCTGGCCTGCTGGATCCCGTCGATTTGGCGTTCGATCAACTCGCGGTGGAAAACGCCGCCGAGGAAGACTAG
- a CDS encoding twin-arginine translocase TatA/TatE family subunit — protein sequence MGSFSLPHILILAVVAILLLGGGRFSNLMGDVAKGVKNFKKGMAEEDEDDTRPKPRIEAKSHAEPAFDRDAEPVREERR from the coding sequence ATGGGCAGTTTCAGCCTCCCGCATATCCTCATCCTCGCGGTGGTCGCGATCCTGCTGCTTGGCGGCGGGCGTTTTTCGAACCTGATGGGCGACGTCGCCAAGGGTGTGAAGAACTTCAAGAAGGGCATGGCCGAAGAAGACGAGGACGATACGCGTCCCAAGCCGCGGATCGAGGCGAAGAGCCATGCCGAGCCCGCCTTCGATCGTGATGCCGAACCCGTTCGCGAGGAACGTCGCTGA
- the tatB gene encoding Sec-independent protein translocase protein TatB: MFGIDSSEFLLVALVALVVIGPKDLPKAMRVLGYWVGRARAVGRQFRAGFDEMVREAELEEMEKKWKAENERIMREHPFVPTPPASPALPDHASNADHLPGGGDVEQPVMVEKPHVVPEHTPPPAPPPVDHGEAGHRADDHHGPDGRVIQDKAAS; the protein is encoded by the coding sequence ATGTTCGGCATCGATTCGTCTGAATTCCTGCTGGTGGCGCTCGTTGCGCTGGTGGTGATCGGCCCCAAGGACCTGCCCAAGGCGATGCGCGTGCTCGGCTATTGGGTCGGTCGCGCGCGTGCGGTCGGGCGCCAGTTCCGTGCCGGCTTCGACGAGATGGTGCGCGAGGCCGAATTGGAAGAGATGGAGAAGAAGTGGAAGGCGGAGAACGAACGGATCATGCGCGAGCATCCGTTCGTCCCGACTCCGCCTGCTTCGCCAGCGCTGCCGGACCATGCGTCGAACGCCGACCATTTGCCCGGCGGTGGTGACGTCGAGCAGCCGGTCATGGTCGAAAAGCCGCATGTCGTGCCCGAGCATACGCCTCCGCCGGCACCTCCGCCCGTCGATCATGGCGAGGCCGGGCATCGCGCGGACGATCATCATGGCCCCGATGGGCGCGTGATCCAGGACAAGGCTGCATCGTGA
- the tatC gene encoding twin-arginine translocase subunit TatC: MVDELEDSRAPLLDHLLELRRRLLYCIVAVLLSFFVCWYFAEDIFAFLVQPLLSAGQKTLIYTQLFEAFFVQVKVAFFAAMMISFPIIAMQLWQFVAPGLYRKERRALLPFLLATPLLFLLGASMAYYVAIPMALHFLLGFSGTVGGVHQQALPAMGYYLSFIMQFLFGFGAAFLLPVLLMLLERAGIVTRKQLIGARRYAIVGAFAIAAVLTPPDVGSQLLLAIPLVILYEAAIIGIWFTERKRAREEVAAASAE, encoded by the coding sequence ATCGTCGACGAACTGGAAGACTCGCGCGCGCCGCTGCTCGACCATCTGCTCGAACTGCGCAGGCGGCTGCTCTATTGCATCGTCGCCGTCCTGCTGTCGTTCTTCGTCTGCTGGTATTTCGCGGAAGATATTTTCGCGTTCCTCGTCCAGCCGCTGCTGAGCGCCGGTCAAAAGACGCTCATCTACACGCAGCTTTTCGAGGCGTTCTTCGTCCAGGTGAAGGTCGCGTTCTTCGCTGCGATGATGATCTCCTTCCCGATCATCGCGATGCAATTGTGGCAGTTCGTCGCGCCGGGGCTCTACCGGAAGGAGCGCCGCGCGCTGCTCCCGTTCCTGCTTGCGACGCCGTTGCTCTTCCTGCTCGGCGCATCGATGGCCTATTATGTCGCCATCCCGATGGCGCTGCACTTCCTGCTTGGTTTTTCGGGCACCGTGGGCGGCGTGCATCAGCAGGCGTTGCCGGCGATGGGCTATTATCTCAGCTTCATCATGCAGTTCCTGTTCGGGTTCGGCGCGGCGTTTCTGCTACCCGTCCTGCTGATGCTCCTCGAGCGCGCGGGGATCGTGACGCGCAAGCAGCTGATCGGCGCGCGGCGTTATGCGATCGTTGGGGCCTTCGCGATCGCCGCGGTGCTGACGCCGCCGGATGTGGGGTCGCAGCTGCTGCTCGCGATCCCGCTGGTGATCCTCTACGAAGCCGCGATCATCGGGATCTGGTTTACCGAGCGCAAGCGTGCTCGCGAAGAAGTGGCTGCGGCGAGCGCGGAGTAA
- a CDS encoding entericidin A/B family lipoprotein produces the protein MRKVLTVAVLAGAVLVSACNTVGGVGKDVSSAGDAVAGAADKHK, from the coding sequence ATGCGTAAGGTTCTGACTGTCGCAGTGCTCGCGGGCGCGGTACTGGTATCGGCATGCAACACCGTCGGCGGCGTCGGCAAGGACGTGTCGTCGGCAGGTGATGCCGTGGCAGGAGCTGCGGACAAGCATAAGTAA
- a CDS encoding sensor histidine kinase, whose amino-acid sequence MISRWPTGAKLFLILSVALLPLALIAIFATLRVTQIADTELRSHLRVAGSESSRAIAIELVGDMTALRVAVDALTADRGDAPSCARAQGVFAQQSAAGTSFVILDRRGRAICGEPFPGAAAFARQSPTDAVSARIVEKRGVMLRFAGRNDGLTAAAYFPAPFLAQISRPSGFAPDYGLSLALGDERLELDPLTRESALERRETIRSDLGVAGLALEMQVRSAPIGSPLLIALTLPLLMWAAAAAISWFVVDRLLIAPLRALRGSIAAYAPGDHPDPAMLRALPAQEIRDLGDTFRALSRTVAIHEAGLAEGLMRQTKLTREVHHRVKNNLQVISSLINFHARGARSVEATQAYASIQRRVDALAVVHRYHYAEMEENRGVGLRAVLGELASSIRATAPEGTRVGIVLDIYPYFVTQDVAVAVAFLVTELVELAMTCNSEAQVRITLKPLDDPQRALLRLSSRALVDTDHLREGLQHRYGRVIEGLTRQLRSTLQHDPLTGAYDIAIAVVGRE is encoded by the coding sequence ATGATTTCGCGCTGGCCGACCGGGGCCAAACTGTTCCTGATCCTCAGTGTCGCGCTGCTGCCGCTGGCGTTGATCGCGATCTTCGCGACACTGCGCGTGACCCAGATCGCCGATACCGAACTGCGCTCGCATCTGCGGGTCGCAGGGTCGGAGTCGAGTCGGGCGATCGCCATCGAGCTGGTCGGCGACATGACCGCGCTGCGCGTTGCGGTCGACGCACTGACCGCCGACCGCGGCGACGCGCCGAGCTGCGCGCGTGCGCAAGGCGTCTTCGCGCAACAGTCCGCCGCCGGCACCAGCTTCGTCATCCTCGATCGCCGCGGCCGCGCGATCTGTGGAGAACCCTTCCCCGGTGCGGCGGCCTTCGCGCGCCAATCCCCGACGGACGCGGTCAGCGCACGCATCGTGGAAAAGCGCGGCGTGATGCTCCGCTTTGCGGGGCGCAACGACGGACTTACCGCCGCCGCCTATTTCCCGGCGCCCTTCCTCGCGCAGATCAGCCGACCCAGCGGATTCGCGCCCGATTACGGCCTGTCGCTCGCGCTGGGTGACGAACGACTCGAACTCGATCCGCTCACCCGCGAGAGTGCGCTGGAACGACGCGAGACGATCCGCAGCGACCTCGGCGTCGCTGGGCTCGCATTGGAGATGCAGGTCCGCAGCGCGCCGATCGGATCGCCCTTGCTGATCGCGCTGACCCTGCCGCTGCTGATGTGGGCGGCGGCGGCAGCGATCAGCTGGTTCGTGGTCGACCGGCTCCTGATCGCACCGCTGCGCGCGTTGCGCGGCAGCATTGCCGCCTATGCGCCGGGCGACCATCCCGATCCGGCGATGCTGCGCGCGTTGCCGGCGCAGGAGATTCGCGACCTCGGCGATACGTTCCGCGCGCTCAGCCGGACCGTCGCGATCCACGAGGCCGGGTTGGCCGAAGGATTGATGCGGCAGACCAAGCTGACCCGCGAGGTTCATCACCGCGTGAAGAACAATTTGCAGGTGATCTCCAGCCTCATCAACTTCCACGCCCGCGGCGCACGCAGCGTCGAGGCGACGCAGGCTTATGCCTCGATCCAGCGGCGCGTCGACGCGCTCGCGGTCGTTCACCGTTACCATTATGCGGAGATGGAGGAGAACCGCGGCGTCGGCCTGCGTGCGGTGCTCGGCGAACTCGCGTCGAGCATTCGCGCGACCGCGCCGGAGGGAACCCGCGTCGGCATCGTCCTCGACATCTATCCCTATTTCGTGACGCAGGATGTCGCGGTTGCGGTCGCCTTCCTGGTGACCGAACTCGTCGAGCTGGCGATGACCTGCAACAGCGAGGCGCAGGTGCGGATCACGCTCAAGCCGCTCGACGATCCGCAACGTGCGCTGCTCCGGCTCTCGTCGCGCGCGCTGGTCGATACCGATCATCTCCGCGAAGGGCTCCAGCATCGCTATGGCCGCGTGATCGAGGGCTTGACCCGGCAATTGCGCTCGACCTTGCAGCACGACCCACTCACCGGCGCCTACGACATCGCGATCGCGGTCGTAGGCCGAGAATAA
- a CDS encoding NepR family anti-sigma factor, translated as MTSDREALETPKKGTAAQSKNRDMGSALRSVYQKTVEEAVPDDLLSLLGKLD; from the coding sequence TTGACGTCGGATAGGGAAGCGCTGGAAACGCCGAAAAAAGGCACTGCGGCACAATCGAAGAACCGCGACATGGGCTCGGCATTGCGCTCCGTCTACCAGAAGACCGTGGAGGAAGCGGTGCCCGACGATCTGCTCTCGCTGCTCGGCAAGCTAGACTGA